The Cloacibacterium caeni region GTTTTTTTTGCTTCTGTTTTTGGTTTTTCACAAGAAAAATTAATTCCTAAAGTGGATGAAAGAGTAGAAGCGGTAAGTATCGTTTTTAGATTGGCAGGCGCAGAAGAATACAGCAGAAATGAAAATAAAAAATATGCAGAAGACATCAGAACTTATTTTGAATCTTTTAAAAATTCAGAAATTATAGAATTTATTAAAGAAAATAGAAACCAAAATGGTTTGGGATATGATGCCGTAATGTCTATGGCGACTCATATTTCTTTTGAAAAAAATAAATTCAAGTTGATAACAGAAAAAGAAAATACTTTAGACAAAAGATGGGCAAAAGTAGATATTAAGAAGTTTGTATCTCTGTTGAATGAATTCTATAAAAAAACAAATTTTCAGAATTTTTTTAACAATCACGCTGAGGATTATGCTAAAGCAGAAAAAGAATATCAGAAAGTTGTTTTGAGTGATTTTAACCAAAATTGGTATCCTAAATTCTATGGAAAAACGCCTAATGAAGAGTATAAAATTATTTTAGGCTTTGGAAACGGTGGCGGAAACTATGGCATAAAAGTAAATCCTAAAAATGGCAAAACTATCGTAAATGCAATAGTTGGAGTTTGGGATTTTGATGAAAACGGAGAGGCAAAATTCGACAAAAATGAGTTTCAAACATTGTTAATTCACGAGTTTAATCATTCTTTCGTCAATTATATTTTAGAGATGAAAGATTATCAGGCTCAACTGGAAAATTCTGCTGAAAAAATCTACAAATTGGTTGAAAAAGACATGAAATCTCAAGCTTACGGAAACTGGGAAACCATGATTAACGAAAGTTTGGTAAGAGCTTCTGTCATTCGATATATGATAGATAATAATTATTCTCAAAAAGAAATTAATGAAGAAATTTTGATACAAAGAGGTCGCAAATTTCTTTGGATTAAAGAATTGGTAGATTTGCTTGGAAACTACGAACAAAACAGACAAAAATATCCAACTTTAGAGAGCTTTTATCCAGAAATTATAGCGTTTTACAAAAATTTAGAACCTAATTTGAAAACTTTAATTGACAAACAACCGAAAGTAGTTTCGGTATCGCCAGACATTTGGGATAAAGAAGATGTAGATGCAAGTATTACAGAAATTACCGTCAATTTTAGTACAAAACTTTCTTCGGAAAGAATGAATGTGAAAATTGGTAAATTGGGAATGGAGCATTTTCCGTTGAAGCAAAGTTTAGGTTTTGAGAATGAAAATAAATCGATAAAATTTAAAGTAGAACTAAAACCAAATACAGAATATGAATTTGTTCTCGGAAACAGATTTAGAGACCTAGCAGGATTTCCACTTGAAGAAACCACAATAAAATTCAAAACAAAATAAAAATTATGAAAAATATTTTAAAATTATTCATCGGAGCGATGATGCTACAATCTTGCATCATTATAAGAACAGATAGAGATGGCGTTTACAGAAATTATGATAACTCAGAAAAAGTACAAGATTTTGCAGGAAAACCAATCGAAAGCAGAGATTTTGAGGTGAAAAAATTCTCAGAAATTAAAGCGAATTCTGCTATGAAAGTTTACATAAAAAAAGCACCTCAACAAAAAGTTGTGGTAAGTTCTAACGCAATTAATTACATCGTAGTTTCGTCTGAAAACGGAATTTTAAAAGTAGAATATAACAATCAAAATAATTCTATAAACAATGTAAATGCAGAAGTTACGGTTTATACGCCAGATTTTGAGAGACTTTCGGCTTCTAGTGCCGGACAAATTTTTATTAATGATGATTTTCAATTGAATAAACTAAAAATAAACCTCGACAGTGCAGGAAAAGTGACGGGAAATATTTTTGCAGAAAAATTATTTGTAAATATTTCTAGTGCAGCATTTTTAGAGTCTAAAGTTCAATCTAAAATCATTGAAATTGATGCGAGTTCTGCTTCTAAAGTTAATCTGAGCGGAAGTACGGAAGAAATTAAAATAAATGCTAATAGCGTTGCAAAAATTAATCTTGAAAATTTGAAATACAAAAATATTCAGCAAGAAAGCAGTTCTTTAGCGAAAATTTATGTGAAATAATTTAAAAGGGAAAAGTTAAAATTTAAAAATAAAATCGGGTTGCTCCGTAGGAGCAGTATCTGTGTAGAAATGGAATGATTAACGGTGCGCGCCGTAGGTGCGCTATCTCTAACTCCAAAATGTTAAAAAAGATTGAACTCCTACGGAGTTCTCTATCTGCAACTCGCATATTTTTTACACAGATTCCGCTCCTTCGGAGCTTTAAAATAATATAATTCAAAAACTATTATTACTATTAATAACAATGATTATTGAACTTTTTATATAATATTAAAAAAAATCATCAACCAACAACTATAAAATTATGATTACAACAAGCAATTTATCAAAAATCTATAAAACAGAAGACGTACAAACTACAGCGCTTAACAAAGTGAGCCTCAATATAAAACCTGGAGAATTTGTAGCAATAATGGGACCTTCGGGCTGCGGAAAATCTACTTTGCTGAATATTCTCGGGCTTTTGGATGCGGCTTCAGAAGGTTCTTATCTTTTTGAAACTACAGAAACTGTAGGAACTTCTGAGAAGAAAAAATCTGACATCAGAAAGAAAAATATTGGGTTTATTTTTCAGAATTTTAATTTGATTGATGAACTAACAGTTTACGAAAACATAGAACTTCCATTAATCTACAACGGTGTTTCTTCCTCAGAAAGAAAAAAACGTGTAGAAGAAATTATGGAGAAAATTAACATTGCACATCGTGCAAAACATTATCCACAGCAACTTTCAGGTGGTCAACAGCAACGTGCTGCTGTTGCCAGAGCTTTGGTAACGAGACCAAAATTGATTCTTGCCGACGAACCAACAGGAAATCTTGATAGTTCTAACGGAAACGAAGTAATGAATCTTTTGGCAGAACTTCACCGCGAAGGTTCTACCATCGTAATGGTAACACACTCTTCTTATGATGCTGGTTTTGCATCCAGAATTGTGAATATGAAAGATGGCGAAATCTACAGTGAAGAACACGCAACCCAAAGAAAAGATGCTTTCGAAAAAGCTGATGCTAAGGATTTTGAATAAAAAGTAAGAATATGGAAGACGGAAGTCTGAAGTTGTATACTGCTTAAATTTTAATTTTTAATCATCCGACATCCAGCTTCGGACATCGGACAAAATGAACGATTATGTTACAAAACTGGCTCAAAATAGCATTTATCAATTATAAAAAGAACTGGCTTTCTACGTTTATCAATTTATTTGGATTAACGGTAGGTTTAACTGGTTTTATGCTCATTCTCATGCATTGGAATGACGAAGAATCTTACGAAAAATGGAATCCCAAAAAGGATAATATCTACTATTTTCAAACGTATAATAAAAAGGAAAATACTTATGGAGCTGCTATTTCTGTTCCGTTAGCAGAAAATGCAAAGAAAAGAATCTCAGAAGTTGAGGATTTTGTTTTAATGACGAATACAGGGAGTGCTTACAAGATGACGACTAAGTATAAATCTGTTTACCAAGAAAATGGTTTTGCTTTTTCGGAGAACTTTTTTAATTTTTTTCCTTTCAAACTAATTTCTGGAAGTTATAAAAATGCTTTGAAAAATGATACTGATATTATTATTTCAAAACAAACAGCACTGAATCTTTTTGGCAAAACAGATGTGATAGGAGAAACCATCAAAATTAACACCACTAATTTTATTGTAACCGCAGTTTACGAATTACCAGAAGGAAATACCCAGATAAACCCAAATTTTGTTATAAAACCAGCCGACCAATTAAAAAATGATAAAGAACAATGGGGGAATTTCAATTATGGTTGTTTTTTTATGTTGAAAAAAGGTGCAGATCCTAGAAGTTTTGAGAAAAAATTTCTAGATATTATTATGCTCAGAGCAAAGTTGCAATCTAAAGGTTCTGGCATTACACCTCAGCAATATATTGACATGTATGGTCCTACAGATTCTTTGCTTACGCCTTTAGATAAAATAAAATTGCATGCAAAATCTACTTGGTTTGGAATGCCAGATTTCAAAACGTTATTAATTCTGTTTACACTTTCAGTTTTAATTGTGATTTTATCTGCCATTAATTTCATAAATCTGAAAACCGCTCAATCTTCACAAAGAGCAAAAGAAGTGGGTGTAAGAAAAGCCATTGGAAGCAGTAAAACTTCTTTAATTTTTCAATTTTTACTAGAAACATTTATCATTTGTATCATGTCGTATTTTCTTTCACTCGTTTTAACGGAAATTTTGTTGCCAAGTTTCAACAAATTCTTTAACAAAGAAATTACAATGAACGATTGGCGAATTTACTTCTATTCTTTATTGATGGTTTTGTTAGTGACTTTAATTTCTGGGATTATTCCTGCAATTTATTTGTCAAATTTCAAAGCAATTGAAACTTTGAAAGGCAATTTTTCGAGAAGCAAACATGGGATTTGGCTTAGAAACGGAATTCTTTCTATTCAATTGGTTATTTCATCTTTTTTCATTATTGGTGGTTTAATTGTTCATAGCCAAGTGAAATATATGATGAATAAAGATTTGGGTTATGACGGCAAACAAGTTTATCAAATTAATTTTAATGAATACGGACAAAAACCTTGGCTAAAATATGAAAGATTAAAAGCGGAAATGGCAAAAATTTCTGGTGTTGAAAGCATTTCTTATTCCGAAGCGCCTCCAGGAACAAATAGTTTCAGTAGTTCTAATATGGATTATATGGATACAAGCATCCAAGCGCAACACGGTTCTATGGATTATGATTATCCTCAGTTTATTGGAGCTAAGCTTCTAAAAGGACGTTGGCTAAATCCGAAATTGGCATCAGATACTATTAATACAGTTTTAGTAAACGAAGCTTTTGTGAGAAAATTTGGTTGGACAAACGACCAAGCTATCAAGAGAGAAATTAAACCAGGTTTTGATTATAAACCATATAAAATTGTAGGAATTGTAAAAGATTTCAACATCCGAAGTTTGAAAAGCGAAGTAGAACCTATAATTTTTTTCCACTACAGAGAAACAGAATGGAAACGTTATAATATGGATAATATTCAGGTTAAAATAAAAGCAAATGATATTGACGGAACGATAAACAGACTTAAAGATTATTGGACAAGCAAAGTAGAACAAGGCTATCCTTTTAATGGTTATTTTATCAATAAACAATTTGCAAAATCTTTTGAGAAATACCAAAAACAACAAACACTTTTTACGATTCTCAATGCCATGGTTTTAATGGTGGCATTGTTAGGATTATTTGCTTTGTCATCATTAATGATTGAACAAAAATTGAAAGACGTAGCCATCAGAAAAACCTTGGGAGCTTCGGAAAGTACATTGGTTTTTGGACTTACCAAACAATTCTTGTGGATTTCAGCAATGGCAGTTTTCGTAAGCATTCCGATAAGTTTTTATCTAATGAACGAATGGCTGAAAGATTTCGCTTACCGAATAGATATGCCAGTT contains the following coding sequences:
- a CDS encoding DUF4932 domain-containing protein, with the translated sequence MVLKKKILGLCVFFASVFGFSQEKLIPKVDERVEAVSIVFRLAGAEEYSRNENKKYAEDIRTYFESFKNSEIIEFIKENRNQNGLGYDAVMSMATHISFEKNKFKLITEKENTLDKRWAKVDIKKFVSLLNEFYKKTNFQNFFNNHAEDYAKAEKEYQKVVLSDFNQNWYPKFYGKTPNEEYKIILGFGNGGGNYGIKVNPKNGKTIVNAIVGVWDFDENGEAKFDKNEFQTLLIHEFNHSFVNYILEMKDYQAQLENSAEKIYKLVEKDMKSQAYGNWETMINESLVRASVIRYMIDNNYSQKEINEEILIQRGRKFLWIKELVDLLGNYEQNRQKYPTLESFYPEIIAFYKNLEPNLKTLIDKQPKVVSVSPDIWDKEDVDASITEITVNFSTKLSSERMNVKIGKLGMEHFPLKQSLGFENENKSIKFKVELKPNTEYEFVLGNRFRDLAGFPLEETTIKFKTK
- a CDS encoding GIN domain-containing protein; the protein is MKNILKLFIGAMMLQSCIIIRTDRDGVYRNYDNSEKVQDFAGKPIESRDFEVKKFSEIKANSAMKVYIKKAPQQKVVVSSNAINYIVVSSENGILKVEYNNQNNSINNVNAEVTVYTPDFERLSASSAGQIFINDDFQLNKLKINLDSAGKVTGNIFAEKLFVNISSAAFLESKVQSKIIEIDASSASKVNLSGSTEEIKINANSVAKINLENLKYKNIQQESSSLAKIYVK
- a CDS encoding ABC transporter ATP-binding protein, with protein sequence MITTSNLSKIYKTEDVQTTALNKVSLNIKPGEFVAIMGPSGCGKSTLLNILGLLDAASEGSYLFETTETVGTSEKKKSDIRKKNIGFIFQNFNLIDELTVYENIELPLIYNGVSSSERKKRVEEIMEKINIAHRAKHYPQQLSGGQQQRAAVARALVTRPKLILADEPTGNLDSSNGNEVMNLLAELHREGSTIVMVTHSSYDAGFASRIVNMKDGEIYSEEHATQRKDAFEKADAKDFE
- a CDS encoding ABC transporter permease — encoded protein: MLQNWLKIAFINYKKNWLSTFINLFGLTVGLTGFMLILMHWNDEESYEKWNPKKDNIYYFQTYNKKENTYGAAISVPLAENAKKRISEVEDFVLMTNTGSAYKMTTKYKSVYQENGFAFSENFFNFFPFKLISGSYKNALKNDTDIIISKQTALNLFGKTDVIGETIKINTTNFIVTAVYELPEGNTQINPNFVIKPADQLKNDKEQWGNFNYGCFFMLKKGADPRSFEKKFLDIIMLRAKLQSKGSGITPQQYIDMYGPTDSLLTPLDKIKLHAKSTWFGMPDFKTLLILFTLSVLIVILSAINFINLKTAQSSQRAKEVGVRKAIGSSKTSLIFQFLLETFIICIMSYFLSLVLTEILLPSFNKFFNKEITMNDWRIYFYSLLMVLLVTLISGIIPAIYLSNFKAIETLKGNFSRSKHGIWLRNGILSIQLVISSFFIIGGLIVHSQVKYMMNKDLGYDGKQVYQINFNEYGQKPWLKYERLKAEMAKISGVESISYSEAPPGTNSFSSSNMDYMDTSIQAQHGSMDYDYPQFIGAKLLKGRWLNPKLASDTINTVLVNEAFVRKFGWTNDQAIKREIKPGFDYKPYKIVGIVKDFNIRSLKSEVEPIIFFHYRETEWKRYNMDNIQVKIKANDIDGTINRLKDYWTSKVEQGYPFNGYFINKQFAKSFEKYQKQQTLFTILNAMVLMVALLGLFALSSLMIEQKLKDVAIRKTLGASESTLVFGLTKQFLWISAMAVFVSIPISFYLMNEWLKDFAYRIDMPVFPYIFSLVILLLLTFAVVSIKAYRATKVNLVKYLKYE